The following proteins are encoded in a genomic region of Vibrio spartinae:
- a CDS encoding type II secretion system protein N: MKKKIMYVVGLFFVFVVSVLVHLPANMALKFIPQPRELLLSGVGGTIWHGEIQSAKWMNYDLGSLVWNMRPFSLFKGQIAADIALGKRHEVALRGTGEVGVDFSGAYVRNLSMRAPARFVAENMHLPLPVSADGAFKLVIDNYRYQPPFCAEGEGEITWTNAQISMLSQSVPLEKVSARLTCEDGRISLKGQQLSDALQSEYSMVLTPQDHYQVQGWVKPGERLPKMFNQWIQTYASTDAQGRYSFQSNGTLTLPN; this comes from the coding sequence GTGAAGAAAAAAATTATGTACGTCGTTGGTTTGTTTTTTGTTTTTGTGGTCAGTGTGTTGGTCCACTTACCTGCAAATATGGCTTTGAAATTTATTCCTCAGCCCCGAGAGCTATTGCTGAGTGGGGTTGGCGGAACAATATGGCATGGTGAAATCCAGTCTGCTAAATGGATGAACTATGATCTGGGCTCACTGGTTTGGAATATGCGCCCTTTCTCTCTATTTAAAGGTCAGATCGCTGCCGATATTGCTTTAGGTAAGCGTCATGAGGTGGCGCTTCGGGGAACGGGTGAGGTCGGCGTCGATTTTTCTGGTGCCTATGTTCGCAACCTGTCAATGAGGGCACCGGCTCGGTTTGTGGCCGAAAATATGCATTTACCGCTGCCGGTGAGTGCTGATGGCGCATTCAAACTTGTCATTGATAATTATCGATACCAGCCACCGTTTTGTGCTGAGGGGGAAGGGGAAATTACTTGGACAAATGCACAAATTTCGATGCTCTCTCAATCGGTCCCATTAGAAAAAGTCTCCGCCCGACTCACTTGTGAAGATGGCCGGATCAGCCTGAAAGGCCAACAGTTATCGGATGCACTACAAAGTGAGTATTCGATGGTATTGACACCACAGGATCACTATCAAGTACAAGGCTGGGTAAAACCGGGTGAACGTTTACCTAAAATGTTCAACCAGTGGATTCAGACTTATGCATCGACCGATGCTCAGGGGCGGTACTCATTTCAGTCGAATGGTACACTGACACTCCCCAACTGA
- the cysQ gene encoding 3'(2'),5'-bisphosphate nucleotidase CysQ, with protein MKRDYSHLLPQLIGIARSAGQLILDYYQTKSYESFTKSDQTPVTSADLAAHKLITEKLTALTPDIPVLSEEDADISLEKRSEWSRYWLVDPLDGTQEFIARSGDFATVIALVEDNQPVIGVVYGPVSGVTYYACRGKGAWKIPDLSDSLRIQTHQHEFPSQSIAIAISRRQNINRITNRLSTAWNYDLVPLGSAALKACLVAEGAVDCYLRLGPTGEWDTAATQCIVEEAGGKILSTKLSPLSYNLRETLENPNFIVIGDPTLPWQEILSHKG; from the coding sequence ATGAAACGGGATTATTCACACCTGTTACCACAACTGATTGGTATTGCCCGTTCAGCCGGGCAGCTCATTCTGGACTATTACCAAACTAAATCCTATGAGTCATTTACCAAATCAGACCAAACCCCCGTCACTAGCGCTGATTTAGCGGCCCATAAACTCATTACCGAAAAACTCACCGCGCTGACTCCCGACATTCCGGTCCTATCGGAGGAAGATGCTGATATCAGTCTGGAAAAACGTTCGGAATGGTCTCGCTACTGGTTAGTCGATCCCCTTGATGGTACGCAAGAGTTCATCGCACGCAGTGGCGACTTTGCGACAGTCATCGCACTGGTAGAAGACAATCAGCCCGTGATTGGGGTGGTTTACGGCCCGGTATCAGGTGTTACCTATTATGCCTGTCGTGGTAAAGGGGCTTGGAAGATCCCTGATTTATCGGACAGCTTACGGATTCAGACTCACCAGCATGAATTTCCCAGTCAGTCGATTGCGATTGCCATCAGTCGCCGCCAAAATATCAACCGGATCACCAATCGGCTGAGTACAGCATGGAATTATGATTTAGTACCGCTCGGTTCTGCAGCATTGAAAGCGTGCCTAGTTGCCGAGGGGGCCGTTGACTGTTATTTGCGGCTGGGTCCAACCGGAGAATGGGACACCGCAGCAACACAATGTATTGTGGAAGAGGCTGGCGGAAAGATCCTCAGTACGAAACTGTCACCGCTCTCTTATAACCTCAGAGAAACATTGGAAAACCCGAATTTTATCGTCATCGGTGATCCAACACTTCCCTGGCAAGAGATTCTCTCCCATAAAGGCTAA
- the gspL gene encoding type II secretion system protein GspL, whose protein sequence is MSEYLLVRLSKQPQAKGHWWIGAEHATTIEKSGEIASWTNIDELVPHAEGRPVIVLLSGADVVMKTVSLPAGGARQYEKMLPYLVEDELAQDVDGLHFSVLAKQEDQVYTVAVDRNWLSCILEQFEACGLQVENVLPDVLALPTEENATAVQFGHEWLIRQGQFSGVCVEHSWLPILTQMNEDEEESPVLEITSYSQVPELNDSSSQVWTEKLVDSIDLLLYRGALSSPITLLTGPFKKSSSVMKYWQIWRGSLIALVALMTLLLIHHAVDIRRMSQEATALRTESEHIFRTIFPERHKIPTVSYLKSQFTNAIQTLSGGEGQDSALSLFTSLAEMIGSTSGVQLQRIHYDSVRGDIRIDVRGADFQAFEATRKKLSQKFDVEQGPLNRDNNQVSGSFILKNQ, encoded by the coding sequence GTGAGCGAATATCTGCTCGTCCGGCTGAGTAAGCAACCCCAAGCCAAAGGGCATTGGTGGATCGGTGCTGAGCATGCGACAACGATTGAAAAGTCAGGAGAGATAGCATCCTGGACCAATATAGATGAGCTAGTACCTCATGCTGAAGGCCGGCCTGTGATCGTGTTACTTTCGGGGGCCGATGTGGTGATGAAGACCGTTTCATTACCGGCTGGTGGTGCTCGTCAGTATGAAAAAATGCTACCGTACTTAGTGGAAGATGAACTCGCACAGGATGTGGATGGATTGCATTTTTCCGTATTAGCCAAACAAGAGGATCAGGTTTATACCGTCGCAGTGGATCGGAATTGGCTGAGTTGCATTCTGGAACAGTTTGAAGCCTGCGGACTTCAAGTCGAAAATGTGTTGCCGGATGTGCTGGCATTACCGACAGAAGAGAATGCAACGGCTGTTCAATTCGGTCATGAATGGCTGATTCGTCAGGGTCAATTCAGTGGTGTTTGTGTTGAACATTCGTGGTTACCCATACTGACCCAGATGAATGAAGATGAAGAGGAAAGCCCGGTACTTGAGATTACGTCTTACAGTCAGGTGCCGGAATTGAATGATTCGAGTTCACAAGTCTGGACCGAGAAGCTGGTTGATTCTATAGACTTGTTGCTGTACCGCGGGGCATTAAGTAGCCCGATCACGTTATTGACCGGTCCGTTTAAGAAGTCTTCTTCGGTGATGAAATACTGGCAGATCTGGCGAGGCAGTCTTATCGCGTTGGTGGCGTTGATGACTTTGTTGTTGATTCATCATGCCGTTGATATCCGCCGAATGTCTCAAGAGGCAACAGCCCTGAGAACAGAAAGTGAACATATTTTCAGAACGATATTTCCGGAGCGGCACAAAATCCCGACAGTCAGTTATCTGAAAAGCCAGTTTACCAATGCAATTCAGACGTTGTCTGGTGGTGAAGGGCAAGATTCTGCACTGTCATTATTCACGTCGCTGGCGGAGATGATTGGCAGTACTTCAGGCGTACAATTACAACGTATTCACTATGATAGCGTGCGGGGTGATATTCGTATTGATGTTCGAGGTGCTGATTTTCAGGCATTTGAAGCAACTCGTAAGAAACTGTCCCAGAAGTTTGATGTGGAGCAAGGACCTCTCAACCGAGATAACAATCAGGTCTCAGGGTCTTTCATCTTAAAAAATCAGTAG
- a CDS encoding type II secretion system protein M, whose translation MNQWMSRGYAWWKTLSSREQRLLLVTVGFSVLALLYGGVVRPIQEQRVLAQNKLTAEKNLYAWVTEKADTLTQLRQHGDGPVSNEPMNQAVAGSTGKFGVRLIRMQPKGEGLQIWVEPVAFNQFIDWLAFLRQQYGIQVMMMDIDRAEKNGMIDIKRLELVRG comes from the coding sequence ATGAATCAATGGATGAGTCGTGGTTATGCTTGGTGGAAGACATTGTCCTCCAGAGAGCAGCGATTATTACTGGTGACTGTCGGTTTTAGTGTTTTGGCACTGCTGTATGGTGGTGTTGTTCGCCCCATTCAGGAACAGCGTGTTCTGGCGCAAAATAAGTTGACCGCAGAGAAGAATTTATATGCATGGGTCACAGAAAAAGCCGATACGTTAACTCAGCTTAGACAGCATGGGGATGGTCCCGTTTCAAATGAGCCGATGAACCAAGCTGTTGCGGGGTCTACTGGTAAATTTGGTGTTCGGTTAATTCGAATGCAACCCAAAGGTGAAGGCTTACAAATTTGGGTGGAACCGGTAGCGTTTAATCAGTTTATCGACTGGTTGGCTTTTCTACGGCAGCAGTATGGTATTCAGGTGATGATGATGGATATCGATAGGGCTGAAAAAAATGGCATGATTGATATAAAACGCCTGGAATTAGTTCGAGGTTAA
- the nudE gene encoding ADP compounds hydrolase NudE yields the protein MTSKQNPEILNITTVARSRLFTVESLDLRFSNGEQRTYERMRPSGRHAVMMVPVTEQGDILLVREYAAGTQRYELGFPKGLIDPGETPEEAAVRELKEEVGFGAKQLTHLKDLILAPSYFSGQMSLFIAQDLYPEQLVGDEPEPLEIIRWPLNQAEELLTHLDFGEARSVAALLLTLNYMKQHPLLPEVNTL from the coding sequence ATGACGTCTAAACAGAACCCAGAGATCCTGAATATCACGACGGTTGCCCGCTCGCGTCTTTTTACAGTGGAATCTCTGGATTTACGTTTTTCCAACGGTGAACAGCGCACGTATGAACGGATGCGCCCCAGTGGACGCCATGCAGTGATGATGGTTCCAGTGACCGAACAGGGAGATATTCTGCTGGTTCGTGAATATGCAGCAGGCACACAACGCTACGAATTGGGCTTTCCGAAAGGATTGATTGACCCAGGAGAAACACCTGAAGAAGCAGCCGTACGCGAGCTTAAAGAAGAAGTAGGGTTTGGTGCAAAACAGCTCACCCATCTCAAAGATCTGATTCTTGCCCCCTCTTATTTCTCAGGACAAATGTCGCTGTTTATCGCTCAGGATTTATACCCGGAGCAACTCGTTGGCGATGAGCCAGAACCCCTTGAAATTATCCGTTGGCCGTTAAATCAGGCAGAAGAACTGTTAACTCATCTCGATTTTGGTGAAGCCCGTAGTGTGGCAGCGCTTCTTCTCACCTTAAATTATATGAAGCAGCATCCGCTGCTGCCAGAGGTGAACACATTATGA